In Drechmeria coniospora strain ARSEF 6962 chromosome 03, whole genome shotgun sequence, the DNA window AAGCATTCTCTTTTGGTTCCGGTGACCTGTTTGGAAGCGGTTGTGAACCGTCCGTGAATATCCTGGGGGCCTTTGGGCAAAGATTCAGGGGGGCCGTCACCGCATCCAGCTCGCGTGCAGCACGAAATTCCTTTTCGATTTTCCGACTGCTGACCTGCCAAACCACTCCTCCTGCACTTGGTGCCTCCGAGCAGCTCCACTGCTGTGATGGTTTTGATGGACATCCGGCGAGACGTGCTGCTGTCAGCTGGGCTGGACAACAAGTTCGACCCGGTTTCAATGTGGAAGCTCGCCCCTAGGACTTCTGGCATGGCGTATCCAACCGTCGTAAATGAATGATTCGCAGTCAATACGCTTCACATGCCACATGATACTGTCTGAAGGCGATGCATCGTATCACGTCACTCGACCGACGGCAGGTGAGGCGAAATGCATCGTGTGAATGTGAGGAAGAGAGTGAGAGGACAATGGCCGAGGTTGGATCGTGCATATGCCATGGTGCGAATCATGATCTgaggcggcgagaggagagAAAGCCAGATGAAAAGACGAAATTTGATGACCAGCAAagagagtacggagtacgttgaGAAATATAAACAATACATGCAGGTGCGAAACTGGTCAGCCAATTTGCGCGGCTTGACGAGTCGCAAGTAGGGAAGGAGAGCTCGGAGGGATCTACTTGCCGCTGGCGCTGCTACTTTATACTCGTCGCCTCAGGCCATTGCTCCCCATTTCCATGGGCAAAGAACGCAGTCTCTGGAGTTGCAGAACTCATCGAATTACGTATCCTCCCCTACACTACTTTCTGGTGGCACTGCATTCCTCTGTCGCCAGACGAAaccgccgaggagcagaaAATGAGGATGTGAACGCGAGAAGGTGAACCGAGAATCACTACAAGGTAttgtcgagggcgaggccagTTCTCTGATGTATCGCCGGTTGCTTGAGCCTGCCAACGAAGAGCACGAGCACTACGGTTGCTTTTGTTGACAGTTTGCTCGAGTCAGGAGGTTGGTTGACTTGGTTGGCCCATGGTCTTGACTCCCTGGCCGGTCTTGATCAATGGCGGTGGAGGAGGTCACGACGCCTTGTAAGTGTAGGCTGCAGCCTTTCAAGGCCCACTCTCGAGTTGGTAATGATCAATAAAATCCTGACGATTATCCATACTTACATACTGCATTACTTCTACGAATCCTAACACGACGTTGAGGGTGCTTGCTTCCAGGTACACTTACATTCGCCTACGTACAGTAACCAATCCATCGTCATGTCAACCGACTGGCGATCCGACCATGGACGCGCCAGCGTGACTTTCCTCCGAGAGAATCACCTGCTCGACCGGAGTGCGGACGCCGACCTGACGTGGGGATTTGCCGTCATACGGCCGACtggcgctgccgacgacgaacaaTGGGAGGCAGCAACGCGCAGCTTGCGGGAAGGCATTCTCTTGCCGTTTCGCGAACATGACAATCATCTACAGTCTGAACGTGGAGGTGCTCCGCTGGACCCAACACCTACCGACCTGATCGCAGGCAATCTTGAGCTGCCCGTATTGcatctcgagctcgaggatggccaGCGGCTCGCCATCAGCCAGAGCAACTCGACGATCCGTTGCTGCGTGCAGAGCGTGCACAATTTAGAGAGTACGTCAGCAGCATGTGCGAGCAAGACCGATGGGGGGTCGTCCATGCCGCCTGCATCGCCCTGGATGCTACGGCGGTGGAGAAGCTTACGGACGGTCATCTGGCCTCTGACGACCGCCATGTTATCAtcctggacgaggatgatAGCATCATGGTGACGGATTACTACGGCGCATGGCTCTTCGCGGAACCAACGACGCTGAATCAACTCTATCGCGACTTGAGGCATGGTGACATGACTCTAGAAGAGCTTTCacctcatcctcatcgccAAGGACAGCTTCCCCTATGGGACGGCGACACTTGCGGTAAGCTGATAGACCcccccggcggcgccggaTACCGCCTTggggggacgacgaggggtaAGGGGTACGCGCCCGAGGTGAGTATGGATTGAACCGATACTGGCGCACGAGGGACGGTGAACTGATGGTAGCGTGTGGATGAAGTTGTGGTTCGTCCAGggacaaggacggcaccggcggtCAAACGAACAGTGCGGCAAAAACTAGAGTGCGCGGAAGGCCTCAGCTGAGTCTGCCGGTGACCTCGTCCTGTTCGTTCATCTCACCGGTGACGGAAGAGGATGTGTGGATCATGCTGGATCACGCTGGTGCAACTTTCGAGTCGAAGCAAATCACATTTCGACCTTGGGAAGTGAAGGCCGCGACCCCAGACGCTGTGGGATGCGGAGTTTGGCGTTTGAATCCTGGAcgtgagggtgagggtgcGGGTGAGCCACGACGGATGAATTTGTCAGCAGGCTTCTAGCGGCGCCGCCTGCCGTCTGTCAGAGGAGTGGATGCGATTCATTCGCGCCACGTCTCGTAAGTACGGGCCCTCGTCATGCCCTGCTTGGTATTAATAATCGCGGCGGAGCTGAAGGTCTGTTGGACGGCCATCCGCCTATACTTGCCGCGCCAGGTCGTGGAAAGCATGGAGAGGGTGAGACTGGCCAGGAGGTTGCTTGCCCAGGGTGAAGTTGAGTGGAGGGAGACGGTGCAACGTGCGGCCGAAGTCCGACTCCGCCTCTCGCTGCGGCTTCGCCCATTAGTCAGCTCTGCGGCCTCTGGCACAACCCCGCATATGGAAGCTCATGGACGACTTGGAAAGGCCACCAGGGTCGTCGGAGAACGAACGCTTGGACGGAGACGGCCCCTCCGCCCTCCGCCTGGGGCCCTTGTCGGTTGGCACGGCAAGGTCGGTGACGTGCCGCATCATGCTGCCCTATGCTGGCGGCCAGGACGTGTACTTGCGCGGCATCAGCAAACGCCGCCAACGAAGCGGTGGCTGGCCGCGGGAACGACGCTCGTTGCGGGGATGGTTGGCTGCCTGGGCGTGCTGACGCTCCCTGCGCCGCAGCGGACTCTTGCGCCGTGCTCCGGACTCCGTGGCGTGGGCGACGCGGTCCATCCGTATCCTGCCGCCTGCCTGAAGTGGGAGGGAggcagggagggagaggggaggcggaggcgaggcgaggccaTGCGGGCCAGGAATCGTCACGGGTATATATAGTCGATGCTCTCCCGCCCCTCCATGACGAGAACGGTCAAGCATCGGAATCACGCCATCACCGCCgcacgccatcgccgccgcatATCTCGCTACCGCACGTCAAATTCGATACCCGTTGCCTATCGTGCTTagcatcccatcccatccgcCTGCCCCTCCGCCTTCACCTCTGCCTCGGTCCCGGCCAGATCGGAACACGGCTACCCGCACACCATCGCACCAACGAGGACGACAAacagccgccgccaccatgaCCTACACCCTCTACGACgcctccgtcaccgtcgccaaggagacgctcgagtgtctcgccgccatcctcaaAAAGGGCGAGACGGCGCCCAACGCGGCGAGCCTGCCCGAGGCCCGCATCCACCCCGACATGCTGCCTCTGACCTTTCAGGTGCACTTTGTCACCGACCTTTCGCAGAAGATGGTCTCCCGCCTCACGGGAGAGGAGCCCCCGACGCTGGAGAACAACCTCAAGACGTTTGCCGACTTTCAGGCGCGCATCAAGCTGGTCCAGGGCGcgctcgccaaggccgaccGGGACCTCGTCAACAAGCGGGGCGACGAGATCGTCTCCATGGGCCTCGGCTCCGGCAAGACGGCTCAGCTGCCCGGCACCGCCTACAACAGCGGCTACACGATGCCCAGCATCTTCTTCCATCTCGTGACGGCCTACAACATCCTGCGGAAGGAGGGTGTCGACGTGGGAAAGATGGACTACCTGACGCCCTACATTGGCCACCACGTGCCCAAGGAGGCAGCCAACTGAgcggagaggggagaggggtTCACCATGCTTGCATCGGTTCACATGTAGCTTCTAATGAATAAAAGTTTTCACGTGCCGAAACTCCAGTGGTAATTCGGTGAAGGTGGCTGGCTTTCCGTGACTGTAATCTCGATAGCTTTTGATCCCATAGCTATTGTTGTTATCGAGATGTTGCAATTGAAGATGGAAAGGGGAAAAAGTGCCTGTTCCGATGGGGTGTCTGGTGTGGTGGTGAGCACCGCCTTTAGAtggggcgtggcacgattACATGTCaccctacggagtaattacaggctacaatactccgtactgtaagtacagtacagtacggagcgcacgtattaattacttgatCACTGTATAGCGGGGTgacaaaagtgtcgattcactttgtgGTATTAACGCAACTAAAGTTGAGgcgtcacttttgtctacTGACTGTACTACATGTCAACTAGCGCAGGCCTAGTGCCCAAGCAAGCACCGAACAGTGCAGTAAAATACGacacagcacagtacggtTATTGCTCTCCGCGCTGCTCCTCAGCACGCTCCCCCCACccatcgccaccctcgcccCGCTGACAACCTCGCAATCAACCTTGAACCTCCTGTCTCCTCGCAAAGGCCGCCGCAGAGCGCAATCGCGCCCAAGGCTCCCAAGCACCCATCATGGCCGCGCACTGGTGGGCTCTCCGTGCCATCATCGCATTCGAGGTTCGTGCACGAACCCTACCCGCTCGGCTGTCGTCTGCCGCGCCCTCGGACGGCTCGCAGAATGCTGACCAAGCTCTCCATGATGACAGGAccgcatcatcgccgccgtgcgtCCGCCCCTCCCGGCCCCCTTCCCCATCAACCCTTCCATCATGACCGCTCGGGTTTGGGACTgacccgccgacggcagatCCTTCGACAACCTGGCTTCCaccgcgccgtcggccgcattCATCGGACCGTGCACGAGAGGAAACATGGACGAAACCCGCGTGAGCCGCTCGCGCCAGGCGAGGCAACCGCCGAACCTGGTCGCCGTGGCTTCTTGAGGCTCTTCTTTGACGAACTCAAGAACCAGTTTCAGGGAAAGCCGACCGACCTGCCGCACAACAAGCCGCCCAAATGACAGATCGTCCCGTCCACCGACTGGCATGTCCCGTCGCCGCGCGCCTAATATTCGATGACTCGACGCTccgcggccgacgtggcccCCGTGATGAAGCGCAATGGAACTTTGTGTCAACGAGGATGCGTATCACCTGGAAGCGACACCTCGGTTCGATGCCTTCTCGGGACAGCACAATGCCTCCTCCAGACCACGCGAGGCCGTCGCTGCATCAGGCTTGTCACCAAGCTTGCGTCAAGCGATGGCGGAAACCAAGGTCTTGAGATGGCGTGACCGTGGAACGGCGAGTGCCCTCGAGAGGGAGGCGTGCGCAGGCAGGAGGTTGAGCGTACATACGCATCATCTGCCACGGCCGCCATACTTTGCCCTCGGCAGCATTCGACCCGGACAGCTTTGTCATTCGCAGCTTGTTGTCACGGCCGACGTGTAAGGAGAAGACGGGTAGCCGATCTAGTGCATTGCCTTTTCAAAACCAAAGCCATGACGAATACGATGAAGAAAACCATGATGAATATCACTACGGATACCGCGCGTCAATTTCACCGCCCTCAGTATCCTCCGTCGCTCCGTCCACCTGCAGAATCACGACATGTACTTTGCGCAGCCACGTGAACGCCAAGCCAGCGCAGTCATGATGTGGTGAGATCGACTCTGCCATGCAGCAACGAAGCGTAGAGCCCATGGTACTGCGGAGCGCCTctggcatcgccatcggccaAGGGAGTTGGCTGATGGACAGCCAACGGCCACCAAATCGTGCGGACCAGTTGGGTTACTGCGGCCCCGCCATCGGCCGATCTTGGTCTCGCCGCTACGTCTGCCGTCTTCGCCTTTCGCGACGCTCGCTGTCGAACCGGCAAGGAGCAAGTGCACTCTTGGACGGCCATGGTGCATCTACTGAGACGACGTGCCACGCAGCCGGGCCGCCTTCCGGGCCCTCCATCGTCGAAACGACATGCGGCAGAACGGTGACGGCAAGACGTTTGACGAGTCTGCTTCCCCATTCACACACTACACCTACGCCTATTTCAAGAAGCCCCAAAGGTTATTCAGGCTCTCGGCCAGGGTGGGATGCGCCCACATGGCGTCCCGCAGAGCCGTCCActtgacgccgccgaccatggccatcTGCACGACGCTCATGatctcgccgccctcgaggccgaagcAGGTGAAGCCGAGGATCTCCTGCgactcggcatcgacaaTGGCCTTCATCAACCCGCgcgtctcgtccgtctcgaggGCCCGGGCGACGTACGACATGGGCATCCTGGCCACCTGGATCTTGCGGCCGGGCAGCTTCGCGCGGGCTTCGCGCTCGTGCAGACCGACGTGGCCTAGCTGCGGGTCCGTGTAGACGACGTAGGGGAGCACCCTGTCGACCGTCGTGAGCGGCGCCGGGTGCGAGCCCTTCTCGAGCAGGTTGGCGCGCAGCAGGCGGAAGTCGTCGTACGAGACGTGGGTGAAGGCGGGTGCGCCTttgacgtcgccgagggcccAGACGCGCGCGTTGGACGTGCGCAGCtgcgagtcgacgacgacgtggccgcgcgccgtcgtctcgatgccggcggcggccaagttCAGCGCCTTTGTGTTCGGaacgcggccggcggcgaagaggacgTGCGAGGCGAGCAGCTCTGGCTTGGGGCCCTCGGCACCCGAGGTGGAGACGGTGGCGGCAatggccgtggcggcgtcCGCATCGCCCGTCGGTCGCAGGGCCGTGACCGTCGTCTTGAGGcgcacgtcgacgccatcctcgcgCAGCACGCGCAGCATCGCCTCGGCGACATCGGCGTCCTCCCGCGGCAGCAGCTGCCCGGCGCGCTGGAGGATGGTGACGGCGGAACCGAGGCGACGGAACAGCTGGCCGAATTCGAGGCCGACgtagccgccgccgacgacgacgaggtgcgagggaacgacggcgagctcctgGATCGACGTCGAGTCGAGAATGGTGGCGGGCGCGAAcgaggcggcgtcgaagccggcgacgtcgggggTCGCGGGGCTCTCGCCGGCGCAGATGAAGATGCGATCGGCCGTGAGCGTCGTCTCGGGcgccccgccgtcggcgccccgCACCGTCAGCGTCCTCTCGTCGCGGAAGCAGGCCGACCCCTTGATCcactcgacgccggcctcgcgcagCCTACGCTCGCTGCCGGCGCGGAAGCTGTCGACAATGTCCCGCTTCCGCTGCCTAACCTTTTCCATGACGACGTGGACGTCGTTGACGTgggcgctgccgccgacgtggacgCCGTAGTCGGGCCCGCGACGGGCGAGGTGGGCGACGCGGCCGGAGGCGATCATCGTCTTGGTCGGCGTGCAGCCCTCGTTgacgcagcagccgccgaggtgggacc includes these proteins:
- a CDS encoding mercuric reductase; its protein translation is MSDARHYDVVVIGSGQGGTPLSVAFAQAKHKTALVERSHLGGCCVNEGCTPTKTMIASGRVAHLARRGPDYGVHVGGSAHVNDVHVVMEKVRQRKRDIVDSFRAGSERRLREAGVEWIKGSACFRDERTLTVRGADGGAPETTLTADRIFICAGESPATPDVAGFDAASFAPATILDSTSIQELAVVPSHLVVVGGGYVGLEFGQLFRRLGSAVTILQRAGQLLPREDADVAEAMLRVLREDGVDVRLKTTVTALRPTGDADAATAIAATVSTSGAEGPKPELLASHVLFAAGRVPNTKALNLAAAGIETTARGHVVVDSQLRTSNARVWALGDVKGAPAFTHVSYDDFRLLRANLLEKGSHPAPLTTVDRVLPYVVYTDPQLGHVGLHEREARAKLPGRKIQVARMPMSYVARALETDETRGLMKAIVDAESQEILGFTCFGLEGGEIMSVVQMAMVGGVKWTALRDAMWAHPTLAESLNNLWGFLK